The genomic segment GAAAGCGGAACCGGTGCGGAACACTTGGGCGCATCGTAGATGATGTAGAACGAACCGAGCAGCATCGCGACCCAGAGACCCCAGAACAGCACGAACAGCAGCCAGCGGAGACGCACCCAGAACGGGTCGTTGGCGTACTTCATCAGCTCCTCCTTGGTCATGCCGGAGAACGTTTGCTGGAAATCGTTGTTGAGGAGAAAAGCAGCCGGAGAAGGCGATCAggaccgcagcaacagcacagcaacagccgaGCGGTACACCCAAAACACAACTGGCGCACGCTTCGTCCGCCGTGCGGTATCCCTTTTAACGTGAGTTAACGAGACGTGACTTTACCATCTACGCCTCGTTAGGGCGCCTGAGGTGTTAATTTGCTAAAAGTCACCAAAACAGTTGCCGTCCggtgaaaacggtgaaaaacCTACACACATCTACTGTATCTATAGGTATTCCAATGATAGCACAACATAGCAGAGCCAAAAATAATACAAAGAAAATGCCAACGGATTCAAATTGCAAGTAATTTAAGGTTTATTATAAAAGAAGGCAATTAAAAATGGCTTGCCAATCAGGCAAATCAGTGAAGGGTAGGGTAAACATTAATTAAGTGGACACGGTTTTCCTTTTGGCCCTCGGAACATTCACGGAACTTTTTGCACTCTTGCTATGAAAGTGAATCGACCAAATCGGGACAAGTTACTGCCGGAATGGAaagcccgtttttgacgattttttgtgacgtaaccattctattttattttttcaagtaaattgcatattaatctacaacttttgtagaatatttggtattgttttgagtaacattcattgaaaactcaatccatggcatcacactTTGGTAGGCAAATCATcgtaaaggtactttttacggtgcccatcgtagcgacatgcccatcggtgcccatcgtagcgataGCGacatttttacacaatgttcttcaaaggatcagcattccgGGAAAAATGTCAATAATATGTGTCGCAACATGGCCAAGGCAAAACTGACACATTATTTCCAACAAACCATGTTTCCATAAGTTTTGATGTATGGTTTGGATCGTTGTCCTGTGCGAAATACCCACGATTTCTTCTGCGTGAGGTAGCATTAACATTCTGCCATAATTGCTTTATACTCGAGAGTATTCATGGTGTCCTTTAGTTTAGAAAAAACATCGCCAAATCAGGACGCTTCCAGCACCATGCCGGTAATGCGCTGACCAGTGCGCTGCGAGTCCGAACTAAATaacttttattttcgtttcgaCGCTCCAGAATTTGCTTTAcgctatttttttcttttttttttttgctcaacagTGGCAACTACATACCTGACTCTCCACCTCCAGATCGATACGGGCATCCCCGTTGGACGAGGAGATAAActtcacctccacctccttctgggcaagcttctccttctcggaTGCGTCCTCGTTGCtcgggacgacgacggtggcaccgCCACCTTCGCCACCATTCAACATCCGCTCGTCCTCACCCTCCCGGGCGCCCGTGCCGTTCTCGCGTGGCATCTGGAAGCTGTTATCGGTCGCTCCGCTGCTAGTACACTTATCACCGAAGCCTGAACGGaacgcgacagagagagagagagagagagagagagagagattttgtTAGATAATGCGAGATAATTTTAGGAACGGGTTTTCTGCTGTTCTGACGCACGCACGGCCATCATTTACGCGCTAGGTTACATGATGACATGTGGTAACCAGTTTGCTCATGCCCGAAGGTCACACGAGAGATGTTTGTGGCGGAAAAATAGAAGCTAGGTACATTAGGGACATTTTAACTTTCAAATTCGCCTGGTATGCCTACGAGAGTGGTAGAAGAGCATCAGTTGAACGTTCAAATGTGCAAAAAGCTGCCTGCGAGCTTACGCTCGCCAtggggcattttttttttttttttgtacctgCTTTCCCTACCCACTCCCAGCAACGGACCATGCACTGAGCCTAGGTTAACTGCTAGTCGAATAATGTTATCCTCGTGAAAACTAGGTGTGCATCTTAcagtaatttaaaaataaaaaaccaccaaccgtttGTGCTGTTGCGATTAATGTCCGCCTCACCAATTTGCTTGTAGCTTTCCTTCGCTCGACTGTCCGCCCGTAGCGCGTCGTTCACTGACTGCTGCCTAACCCCTTCGATGTCGAGCTTCGCACTATTTCTGCTCGTCTCGTCCATGCCTAGGGATGGTGACGTCGGTAGAGCTTGTGCTGGGTGCGAGTGTACCCTCGCCCGGTTGCTAAACAGAGAGCGCTGCGCGCGCAATagatagaaatagaaatagaaaacctTGTGCGTACGCCCGAGCGATGCGTTGCTTGTAACGAACACCAGATCAGATTATGCTATtagtgtgagtgcgtgcgagGACACCGCGAGCTGCATGTTCGACCACGTTGCTGGGTGAGTCCTGATGTGGCCAGTTTTTAAATAACCCTTAGCATAGTGTGCTTACACACTACACAGGCGCTTTGACATCGCCTTGGTGGTGCGGCTGCAACGCACAGAGTTAAAGGGAGAAAGGTCAAACAGAATAGCCGCACGTACGGGTACGGAGCGGAAAGCTGATCGCAAAAGCAATAgaatgaacttttttttttccaatttcagtTAAATTAAAGTGCCGCATCGTTTGCTAAACCGgtgtttttctccatttcagTAACAAATCAATGGCTTCCTCGGTGggaaataatttgaaaaagcGTGCCCTGGCACTGCTGGCCGCAGGCTCCGAGGAGATGGAGCTGGTCGTGGCCGTCGACGTGCTGCGCCGTTGCGATGTGAGCAGCGCAGCCCAAGCCaaagccccaaaaaaaaaaaaaaaagattttaaCTCCCCCACTTTCTACCCTTCGTACAGATTGATGTGACAGTCGCCCTGGTACAGGGCGGCGACGGGGCCACGGACCCAAGCAACGCCGATCTGGTGGCCCGCTGTTCCCGCAACGTTAACGTGCAAGCGGACGTAACGCTGGCCAAATACGTGCGAGAGCAGATCCGCGACGAAGCGACCCTTCCCGATGCCATCATCCTTCCCGGGGGCCTCGAAGGATCCCGCCTGATGGCCCAGGCACCGGCAGTCGGCGAGCTGCTGCGTCACTatgaaaaaagcgaaacgaaaatcgTGGCCGCCATCTGTGCCGCACCGACCGTGTTTGCCGCTCACGGTTCACTGTTCGGGGGCCGCCGCCTCACGTCCTATCCGGCCTTCAAGGATACGCTTACCGGTGCGGGATACGCATGGCAGGAACCGGACCAATCGCCAAACGGGCGGGTGGTACGCGATGGCAACCTCATCACCAGTATGGGCCCAGCGACATCGTTTGATTTTGCCTTGACGGTCGGTGCAGCGCTGGTGAGCCAGGAGGTAGCGGAAAAGGTAGCGAGCGCCATGCTCTACCAGTGGCCCCATTGAACGGAAACGAACACGGCAACACGCGGGACCGGTGAGTTGCgataaagcatggaacagttCATATTTgtgccgcataaaacaggtcaCCTCTCAGGCTAGAAATAAGCTAGACCACATGGTAAAAGTGTCCTTTTTTGTAgatattttatctagctatccagctcaaaatagcgattaaatttgTTGTGCCGTCGTTGCGGATGAATTTATGCACTTTTgggttttatgctacacatcattttctgcacagtCGGTGGAAGAAGACTCAATCAGGCcattttttcacaccatttgcacattacaaatggatttttaatcattttacaatGTTTCTGTAGCCACTAGTTGATAATAGCCCTCTTATAATTGGTGGTTTGAAGGATTTTTGGcatgaaatcaatgcaatgttgtttcgaaaccaatttatATGCTCTCTGTACTGggaatggcagcttgctaAGTGCGGACCAAAATTTAActggacctttatgagacttaataaaagataaaaccgatcttttccaggcattctctttttgtacaaacggccgttcatgaaTCCTCCCGCCATAAAACCACCCCCTACGTTTTCAAACGACAACTGCAgagatcgcttgccaaatgtgTAATTTACGggaaatttcatttcgtgttTTATTGCGCAATAACTATTGAAggtgtggttcgattttgacgcATTTTTCCTCACTAAAAGAAAACACTTGGACCTTTCAAAAGACACCAACGCAAgtgtagcaaagcgaccaccaggagcgctacagtgagtagaagagtgcggccaaatattaagtgttccaagctttataAGGCGAATATCAGGTAATGTAGAAACAATAAAGCGCAGATCCCAAAGCAAATAGCAAGCGCGGCTCGTTGGTCGTTTTATTCCGAACGTTGCCGACCGCGACCAGAGAGGGTGGGTGGAGAATACAGATTCAAACAGCTGATAGCTGACGTCTCCCGTCCGGACAAGTGTTTATTGACATTTTGGAGCTTTAGCTTGAGCGGTGCCGCCTCGTCGAAGTGTTTTGAATGAGAACCGTGCGAGTGTAATTACACTGGTGTGTGGTGGATTTGTTATTCGGAAGCAGTATGCCAGTAACGCCCGCGGAAAACTAAAGCTACCCTCTTTTGCAAAGCACCGCGCCGCCAATTACATAATTGAGCAATTCGCTAGCATTCGCTTGCGTCTCCATCGACGATGAACCACTGTAAGTAGCAGTTCCCGTTTGGTGCTGGAtgggaagtttttttttgaaaaaaaatggatgtttttctttttgtagtGCGGAAAAATCTGTCCCGCTTTCGCTTAATCACCTTCGACGTAACCGATACCTTGCTGGAGTATGCAACACCACCCGAATGCTACTATGCACAGGTGATAAACGGTGTGCTGAAACCGAATCTAGGCCTCACGATAGACGAGCAAGCGATTGCCCACTCGTTTGGGCGCTGCTTCCGAGTGTTGAAAACACAACATCCCAATTTCGGGTGCAGCTCCCCTCCCGCACACCTCGATGAACGTGTACCGAACGTGGAAAattggcgctggtggtggcgcacccTGGTCGAGCGTGTCATACTGGATGCGGCCAAACGAAGTGCGAACGAACTTCCATCCGGTTTGCTGCTCAGGATCGCCGACCAGCTGATCGAAGACTACACGCGCGATGCCGCTGGTGTGTGCTGGAAGAAACGTCCCGGGGTGGATGATTTTCTGCAGCAGCTTCGGCAGACCACCGAACCATCCAACCAGCCACTGCTCCTCGGTATCGTGTCGAATTTCGATCCCCGGTTGCCGACGATCTTGCGTCGGCATGAGCTGCTCAAACcgggtgacggtggcggcggcggcggcggcgtcgatTTTGTGCTTACCAGCTATGGAATCGGAAGGGAAAAGCCTGAtcccaccattttccacgccgCTCTGCGAAGGGCGAACGGTCTGGCGGAAGGCGTCATTCACCCGCACGAAGCACTGCACATCGGCAATCTGTGCGTGGAAGATTACCAGGGGGCCCGGGGTGCCGGCTGGCACGCCCTGCTGGTCAATGTGCCCGGTAAGGCGCGGGCAAGTGATAAGTGCCGCCACATACAGGGCCATCACATATTCGCCGGGATTCCCGAACTCCAATCGTGCCTCTCGTTGGCACCCACCTTTCGTTGGTGAGCTCCGGGACCACCGGGCGAATCTTGGATGTCattcatttaaagaaaaaaaaaatacgttaACTAATGTGTAAACGGTATGGAGTAGGAGTCTggttggcagcagcacagtgtGTGATGTTGTTAGGAaataattgaagaaaaaaaagagaaagagagagagaaaaaaggcggaaaagaaCTGGTCAAAGCAATatttacaccgtgtccaatatattctcatacacttTGCTTGCTGGACGATTTTTGGTATGTTCACTGCACCTAGCCCAAGTATCAATATTGTTCTCtcaaattgtagtgtttacttAAGATTTTAACAGTTGAATTGGTCTATTTCATGTAGGGGGTCTAATTTTAATAACCATGACACAATTACGTGTCTGTGTTATAAAAAACGATGTTGAGCAAGGAAGCGTCTCAGCcctattttcaaaaccttgAAGCATCTTGGAATCAAGCGCGATTTCGTATATCAAACCATTAGAAGATAGCTTACGACTTCCTctttaaattacaaaaaaagatcGCGGTGAAAGCGGTCGGCTAGTACTGAAAAAGTGACCAAGACCGTTCGGGAACGTATCCGCACGTTATCCTCAACGTTCGATACGAAGAATGGTTACAaatttgaaagttttgatATCAACTAcgtatacattttttttaattaggAGCTAGAATGtaatgtttatgaaaaatagaaagctcacggaatttcggaagctaaccaacaaaaaaaaaacaaatgaaacagcaACTTTTCTTGTATCGCGGCACGCTGGGCACGACTGtgtgttctctgatgaaaagCCTTTTTTCGTTCTAGAGCAAAGGTGTGATGTCCAAAAACGATAGATTGTGGTTCAGAAACATTAAGGAACGAAAATTATGTGTTCCAGCATGATGGTGCGCTCTTGGAGGAGCAATTTGGGTTCAAACCTCGTGCACGAACAATATAACTTGATTTTTTAGTAAAGAATGAATCGCCTCCCAGTTCACCAGCTCTTAACCCTTTATCATTTGTTTATATATTTATTGAAcctaaacgaacaaacaattGTCTAATTTTATTCACTTTGAAGCAACAATCTCAAAACTATGGGAGGAAATGTCACTGAAAGTCGTCCGTGACACGTGCGTTGGAGTTTAGAAGCGGTTTGAAGCTCGTAAAAAAGGGTAGGAGTGGGGGGTGAatccgaaacatattttttaattgatttgtataagtttctctttaaaacaaaacactctgatgatagaaatTGGTCCACCcgttaagaaaatataaatgattgaatttgaattgaaCTGTGGGggggaaaatattaaaattaaattaaaattaaataactggacaataaaaagcaaaatcaGCACCGCGGAAGGAgattacaaaaaacaaaaagaacccAATACCAAGTCGAACAGAACAAATGAATAGCATTATTGCGTCCTCTCAGTCTGCTGCGTGTTGCGTGCCCGAAAATCCCGATAGCGAACCGATTAAAACACCGTATCCTTGCTTTGATGCAGCGCCACAGCTGGTTCCTTCGTCGCGGCGGCGTCGCAAACAAAGGAAACGTGGCTATGCTGTATGCACCGATGCTCGCCACCAAACGCAGGGTCCTCgggacggggggagggggggggggctacctCGGTGTGACACTCGCGGCGTGTTTTGGgggtgtgcgagcgcgcgcgagtttCGCGAGAACAAAtcatgcgctctctctctctcgcgagccCGCTCCCGGATTCGTGCGCCCGTCAGTCAGAAGGAGAGCATATATTATAGCTAACGCGGAGCGCATGCAGTGATACACAGAGCGCCACCACGAGAGCAGGTGCGCAGcacgaaagcaaacaagcgctgtgctgtggaatctgcggtgtcggtggagcttccaaccaaataaaaaacaaaaaaaaaacgctatgATTTGTGTGTAGGGGGGGCCACCGTGGAATGTGTGTCAAACCGTTTCCCGTTCGTCCGGATTATATCATGTAGGGCAGGGTATGTACAACCGTCtaaactggctggctggcaggctggcacaCGTCTAGCTTCCCGAGCTCGTGCACTCTCGTCGTGCAAAACTGTGTACCCCctgtgtgtgagagagtgtAGTGTGTGGTGAaagaggtgttttttttttgtgacgtgaATGCATGAAAATTACGCCCCCGCCCTGGCCCTCTACTCACCCGGACTGGTCCGGGCACCAGTCTTGCGTCGTACGTCGCGTAATGTAAAAGGCCTTGAGGGGGAACAACATGACCAGTGCGTAAAGGCGTTGGAAAGGGGGAGCTAGAGCACCACAATGCACCTGTGACTCAGCCACCACCCCCCCtgggctgggtggtggtgtttcaaAAAGGGGTGATAGTTTACGTTTCGTTTGCGTTAACAGCCCTTTGTAACCGCTCGGCCCCACTGCACGAGCTGCAGCTGGATTCGTTTTAACATcagaagcgagaagaagcgGCGTTtgcgttcgtgtgttttttttttgtttttgctaatTCATCAAAATGTGTCACTCTCTTGCCTAACTCCGCAAAGGCGTTTCTAGGCTAGGCGATGGCAGCGGCTCGGTATGACAGCAAGAAGCGGAAGTTTAGCGAAGGCCACCACCCGATACAACCGCGCGCAAAACCCTCCTCCCCGATGATTCTGCCGGCCAGCAGAAGGAAACCGACGAATGTTCTGCCACCGAACGCCACACCAAGCGTGGTGCGTAAGCTAGCGACGGTGCTACCACGGATGCACCAGTCGACGGCACCGATCTGCGCGGTTCCCGTGCCCGTTTGCACCGTTGGCACCGTGCGGAAGGTCGTGATGGCGGATAATACCGACAGCAGTGGCCAGCTCGGGGCACGCTCGGTGGATGCACCCGCCAAACCAAAGCCAGCGGGCCCGCCAGCGGGTGGCTTGAATGCGATTGTCAGCTTTGCTGGCAGTGGTGCCCTGCAGGTTAGCATTCCGGCGCGCTCGCAATCGCAAAgccccgccgccgccgtcgccgccgccgccaccgccgccgccgtacGGACGATAGCATTTGCGAAATGTTCCCGTGAGGCGAAGGACAGTGTGCCGGCAGGCCCGCGGTCTACAGCGGCATCGGAGACGATTGCGGGCCAACCCGAGGCACAGTACAATGTCGCTCCAGGTTGGCGGCGAGTGGTGCGCAATCAAGTAGTCGTTTATATAAGGTAATTCACCCGGGAGGGGCATGGGAGAGTCCGAAAGGGGGGATTGAcgattttatatttttctggGGTTTTCCTTCTTGTAGTCCCTCGGAGAAGATGCTGCACAATTTGAAGCAAGTACGGGAGTATCTGCTTTCCGCTGGCACCTGTAAGTGCGGTCTACCGTGTCCGTTTCATCCCGATGTGTTCTTTCAGTTCGATTGTCAGGTAAGGGGGGattacagggtgtaccataaaaacaaaaaccatcgttgctgcgtgatgggtcgccagaaaaagtacaaatcgatactcgttagaaagctGATAAGTTtctctaggtagccccggagagtttttgttgaatttcctattttacGATTTGTGGCctgatttttgaagttgcaaaagtgatgctttttgcgattctgccataaaaaacgaacttcaCAAAtctgttgtaaaaaaaaagtatcaacaattttcacaaaatctcgacgggactacctggcaaagagtgtaaagattatgtgtaaaaactttcaaaacgatcggcccagtagtttttacggtactggatgggcaccgactttgagaacgttggtttagggaaaccaACGTTGCCGACCTGCTACGCGTGTTTTCTAGGTCTTGGCCCTTCAGAACACAGCCctgaatagaacgtttaaccctgtaaacaatgccaaagATTACTTCTGAGAACCGCTGTTATTGCTACGAGATTTTTTCTTGCGTGCGAAGCACACTCGCGACAAAatccaaaacagagcaatggaAACATTCTCATATTTCTTGCTTATGGGTTACACCCTGTAGATATGTTTTCCAATTGCATATTTTTCCTGTTCGAATTTCTCCCCGTTCGAAACATTCAGGTACCGAACTTAATGTTggaaacatcgaaaaatgggaaaacactCTGTTCAcattcgtttgcttcgtcGACGGTTCGCTCTGAAACGGCCCATACAGGTAAATGTTACTGTGTTTACCTTCGCAAAGTGTGCACACGTCTGactgttttttggttttaattttgcaGCATCCGTTGGCTTGGATCGTAAGAATCCTTTCTCGAGTGCAGGAGCGCAGCACGAACTGACCACCACAAATCGTAAAGCCCGCTCGGGAGCGTTGAAAAAAATACCATCCTGGCGCAAAAGTGTATCTCCGGTATCGCTATccaatcctgctgctgctgctgtggcggccCCAGTGACCACCCAGGCCACGAAGCTGCCGCTAGCGACGAAACTTGCCGGTCCTCTTTCCACCACCTTCGTGttcaacacacaagcacagtCTCAGGCggcccaaaccaaaccactcAGTATATCGATCGgtgaaaatcaaattcaaaccaCAGACTACCCGGCAAAGGGAGCGGTGGATGGTGGCAGTGCCGCCGCGACGAAGAGCTCACCCGGGGAGAAGAAAGTCACGTTCAAGGATGATCCAACGGGCTACCTGAACCAGCAGACGGCCATGTTGCACAGTTCAATATCCATTCTCCACTCGCCCGACCGCCGGTCACCGggaccggtgcccggtggtgtggccagcAACCGTCAAGCGGCAACCGTCAGCGAAACGGCCGCGAATAAAGCCGCCCCACTTTGCCGCAGTAAAACGGTGAACCGGATAGTGCCGATGGTGCACACGGTGGTGGACACGTTGCAAAAGGAACGCCCACCGGTGGCGAGCAAAAACCGGGCGCCTTCGTCGTCTGGGTCAGCGCCAATCGCCACCGAAGTCCAGTTAGTCGGTGGAGTGAGGCGAAAGtgcaaccaaaaaaccaataacaCCCCCGCGGCAAATGTTGAGCCGAAAGCGTCCCTCGCTGTCCGTAGCGAGGCGCGTTCCGCCGTGCCCGATCCGTGCTCGCCGGCAAAGCAAACCAAATTGAACCCGGCACGGaacagcgagccagccagtggtggtgctgggccGTTTGTGAAGCTGGTAAACACGTCGCTGGCGTCCTGCCAGCAAATGCTGCCCGCTGGAACCATGGCAGGCAAAATGGAGCCCACTTCGTATCCCGCCAACGTACAGACTCTGGCGGGAGGTTCGATGgcttccaccggcaccggccacatCGTTGTCATCGATCAGAACGCGCCAGCGAGTGCTGAGGCGAACCACTTTCAACTCACGGGTTACCCGGTACGCCCATCGCCAGATCAGTGCTACATTGGGGCGGCAAAACCGCCAGCGCAACTGGCGGGCTACGATATCAATCGGAATCACGTTGTTGGCAGCGACGGAACGGTAACGCCCGTGCTGCTCAATGGTACGAATATTATCGTAAACAATACCGCGCCCCCGGCGCAAATGTTAGCAACCATCAACGGGGTACTGTCGAGCGAAACGGCAAATACCGTCGTAGCAAGCAGCCGCCAACCGGGTGTGAAGGCGCCACTGGTGACCAACGAGCTTGGCTTTGCGTTGGCGTCACCACCGGGGCCGCCAACCGCTTCCCCGATGGTAAACATGCCGGCGGATACATCCAACAACGGTTCAACGTGCTTCACCAGTACGCCCCTCTTTAGCACGAACGATAGTGCCGCATTATCGTGCTTTACCTCGCTCCTCTGCAAACCCGCTGCCGCCGGTCAGTTGGAAGTGCACAATAGCAACCCAAGCGTGACGGCACCACGTGACCGTGCGCAAGACAGTGCCTCGATTCGAGCGAATAAGCTGCAAACGATCAAAAGGGCAAAGGTCAATCCAACGATTGTATCCACCTACTCAAACAACAGTGCTGGTAACATACTGCTCTCGAGTCCCTCGGTCGAGCTACAGCAACCGgtacaccatcaccatcaccatcatcaccatccgcaaccatcaccagcaccagcaatgcaGCTGCAAGGACCGTTTGTGCAGGTCAATCCGTATGCCAGCTTGCAGAACATTCAGCTCACGCCCAGCCTAGCCGGTATCACTGTCGTGCCCGCCTCTAAACCGAACACACTCGGTACCCTCGGCTCTTCTACACAGATCGtaatggcggcggcggcggcggcggcggcggcgaacacgcacacgcaactGCACCATCACAACCAAGGGCAACCGGCTGCATACAATTTGCTCGGGCACAGCCAAACCATCCTGCTACCGACCACCGGCATGATAGTGGCTGCCGATGCGACCAACACTACCGCGACGCTACTGCAGGTACAATCTGTGTCACAGTGTACCGGTGGCACGACACCGGTGCTAACGGCACCGGCCGGCCTCGTA from the Anopheles aquasalis chromosome X, idAnoAquaMG_Q_19, whole genome shotgun sequence genome contains:
- the LOC126572133 gene encoding protein dj-1beta isoform X1 produces the protein MFDHVAGNKSMASSVGNNLKKRALALLAAGSEEMELVVAVDVLRRCDIDVTVALVQGGDGATDPSNADLVARCSRNVNVQADVTLAKYVREQIRDEATLPDAIILPGGLEGSRLMAQAPAVGELLRHYEKSETKIVAAICAAPTVFAAHGSLFGGRRLTSYPAFKDTLTGAGYAWQEPDQSPNGRVVRDGNLITSMGPATSFDFALTVGAALVSQEVAEKVASAMLYQWPH
- the LOC126572133 gene encoding protein dj-1beta isoform X2 — protein: MASSVGNNLKKRALALLAAGSEEMELVVAVDVLRRCDIDVTVALVQGGDGATDPSNADLVARCSRNVNVQADVTLAKYVREQIRDEATLPDAIILPGGLEGSRLMAQAPAVGELLRHYEKSETKIVAAICAAPTVFAAHGSLFGGRRLTSYPAFKDTLTGAGYAWQEPDQSPNGRVVRDGNLITSMGPATSFDFALTVGAALVSQEVAEKVASAMLYQWPH
- the LOC126572064 gene encoding rhythmically expressed gene 2 protein-like encodes the protein MNHLRKNLSRFRLITFDVTDTLLEYATPPECYYAQVINGVLKPNLGLTIDEQAIAHSFGRCFRVLKTQHPNFGCSSPPAHLDERVPNVENWRWWWRTLVERVILDAAKRSANELPSGLLLRIADQLIEDYTRDAAGVCWKKRPGVDDFLQQLRQTTEPSNQPLLLGIVSNFDPRLPTILRRHELLKPGDGGGGGGGVDFVLTSYGIGREKPDPTIFHAALRRANGLAEGVIHPHEALHIGNLCVEDYQGARGAGWHALLVNVPGKARASDKCRHIQGHHIFAGIPELQSCLSLAPTFRW